Proteins encoded together in one Candidatus Woesearchaeota archaeon window:
- a CDS encoding epoxyqueuosine reductase QueH translates to MKPKLLLHTCCAPCLIGTLFHLEKLYDITVFYFNPNVHPRAEYEKRKGEAIRYCALKGIPFIEGDYDAYSWLSSMMKVENHAALSEGGLRCDACFALRLEVAAAEAQKRGFSLFATTLSVGSNKKAETINRIGRNVAKKHSLTFIEGDFKKGGGMELSISECRRLGIYRQNYCGCVFSLPKSLLSESSDNSSAENGNGISVRVKRMKKRLKKEAVKQ, encoded by the coding sequence AGCCAAAACTACTATTGCACACCTGCTGTGCTCCATGCCTCATAGGAACTTTGTTTCATCTTGAAAAGCTCTATGACATAACTGTTTTTTACTTCAATCCGAATGTTCATCCCAGGGCTGAATATGAAAAGAGGAAGGGAGAGGCAATCAGATACTGCGCATTGAAGGGAATCCCTTTTATAGAGGGAGATTATGATGCCTACTCCTGGCTTTCTTCAATGATGAAGGTTGAAAACCACGCCGCACTTTCAGAAGGGGGGCTGCGCTGCGATGCATGCTTTGCGCTCAGGCTTGAGGTGGCTGCTGCTGAGGCGCAAAAGAGGGGCTTTTCCCTGTTTGCAACAACACTCTCAGTTGGCTCCAACAAAAAGGCAGAGACAATAAACAGGATTGGGAGAAATGTTGCAAAAAAACATTCTCTTACTTTCATTGAAGGCGATTTCAAGAAGGGCGGAGGCATGGAATTAAGCATTTCTGAGTGCAGGCGGCTTGGAATTTACCGCCAGAATTACTGCGGATGCGTATTTTCTCTCCCTAAATCACTTCTTTCTGAAAGTTCTGACAATTCATCTGCTGAGAATGGAAACGGAATTTCTGTAAGAGTTAAGAGGATGAAAAAGCGTTTAAAGAAAGAGGCGGTAAAACAATAG